From a single Longimicrobium sp. genomic region:
- a CDS encoding glycosyltransferase family A protein has product MKPEVSVIVGTGDRLPFLRQVIRCWRRQTLADTELVIADDGEEPAESVVPRHPRIRYLRVEPGTSQGMKLNRLMEAARGRIVQKIDDDDWYHPGFVESMVDAVKRAREPAFAGMGRFLVLIAATGRLKDSGPGWCAGGTICFSREIWERNPFLDVRSKADWWFLQAWGREPVRVDRRELYILVRHGAGHVWNRMGETDVTGWFARQPDHTRTLAECMPAPEDRAFYASLRATGAAKGAPALHR; this is encoded by the coding sequence GTGAAGCCCGAGGTGAGCGTGATCGTGGGGACGGGCGACCGGCTCCCCTTCCTCCGCCAGGTGATCCGCTGCTGGCGCCGGCAGACGCTGGCCGACACGGAGCTGGTGATCGCGGACGACGGCGAGGAGCCGGCCGAGAGCGTCGTCCCGCGCCATCCCCGCATCCGCTACCTGCGGGTGGAGCCGGGGACGAGTCAGGGGATGAAGCTGAACCGGCTGATGGAGGCCGCGCGCGGGCGGATCGTCCAGAAGATCGACGACGACGACTGGTACCACCCGGGCTTCGTGGAGTCGATGGTGGACGCGGTTAAGCGAGCCCGCGAGCCCGCGTTCGCGGGAATGGGGCGCTTCCTGGTCCTGATCGCCGCGACGGGGCGGCTGAAGGACTCGGGGCCGGGGTGGTGCGCGGGAGGCACCATCTGCTTCAGTCGCGAGATCTGGGAGCGCAACCCGTTCCTCGACGTGCGCAGCAAGGCGGACTGGTGGTTCCTGCAGGCGTGGGGACGCGAGCCGGTGCGGGTGGACCGCCGCGAGCTGTACATCCTGGTGCGACACGGGGCGGGGCACGTGTGGAACCGGATGGGTGAGACCGACGTGACCGGCTGGTTCGCCCGGCAGCCGGACCACACCCGGACGCTGGCGGAGTGCATGCCGGCGCCCGAGGACCGGGCCTTCTACGCAAGCCTGCGCGCGACCGGCGCCGCGAAGGGCGCCCCCGCGCTCCACCGCTGA
- a CDS encoding phage tail sheath C-terminal domain-containing protein yields MPSTYSYPGVYVEEVPSGVHTIAGVSTSDTAFVDFFARGPVNDPQRITSFGDFERVFGGLDERSEASFAIQQYYRNGGSVAWVVRVDTGGTPAGILLQGGSPLEDSLLLAAVSPGVWGNNLQVGVDYRSSDPATLFNLVIREVRVVNGRNTVVDSEIHRNLSMDVEHPRYVMTTVNEGSRLVTVLSAGLGERPAATGSDVTAPGVLGDADSSAFDAFGDLPDVDGTDPAVAASDGGTPDSGALIDGMHALDTIAPYVFNILCIPAAAALEQEGHFAVLADAEPYCLDKRAFLIVDIPAEVETPGDMTGFLTALEGEGLRSRNAAVYFPRLTIADRLKEDRPRNVGASGTLAGVYARTDAQRGVWKAPAGTEATLVGASLVTRITDGENGGLNPLGVNALRSFPIYGGVAWGARTLDGADQQASEWKYIPVRRLALYLEESLFQGLKWVVFEPNDEPLWAQIRLNVGAFMQNLFRQGAFQGKTPKEAYLVKCDSETTTQNDIDRGIVNIVVGFAPLKPAEFVIIKIQQLAGQTQA; encoded by the coding sequence ATGCCCAGCACCTACAGCTACCCGGGCGTCTACGTGGAAGAGGTCCCCAGCGGGGTGCACACCATTGCCGGCGTCAGCACCAGCGACACCGCGTTCGTCGACTTCTTCGCGCGGGGGCCGGTGAACGACCCGCAGCGCATCACCTCGTTCGGCGACTTCGAGCGCGTGTTCGGGGGGCTGGACGAGCGCAGCGAGGCCTCCTTCGCCATCCAGCAGTACTACCGCAACGGCGGTTCGGTGGCCTGGGTGGTCCGCGTCGACACCGGCGGCACCCCCGCGGGGATCCTGCTGCAGGGCGGCTCGCCGCTGGAGGACTCGCTCCTGCTGGCCGCGGTCAGCCCCGGCGTGTGGGGGAACAACCTCCAGGTCGGCGTCGACTACCGGTCCTCGGACCCGGCGACGCTCTTCAACCTGGTGATTCGCGAGGTGCGCGTGGTCAACGGGCGCAACACCGTGGTCGACAGCGAGATCCATCGCAATCTCAGCATGGACGTCGAGCACCCGCGCTACGTGATGACCACGGTGAACGAGGGGTCGCGGCTGGTGACGGTGCTGAGCGCGGGGCTGGGCGAGCGCCCCGCGGCCACGGGGAGCGACGTGACCGCGCCCGGCGTGCTGGGCGACGCCGACAGCAGCGCCTTCGACGCGTTCGGCGACCTTCCCGACGTGGACGGCACCGACCCGGCCGTGGCCGCCAGCGACGGCGGCACCCCCGACAGCGGCGCGCTGATCGACGGGATGCACGCGCTCGACACCATCGCCCCGTACGTCTTCAACATCCTGTGCATTCCCGCGGCGGCGGCGCTGGAGCAGGAGGGCCACTTCGCGGTGCTGGCCGACGCGGAGCCGTACTGCCTGGACAAGCGCGCCTTCCTGATCGTCGACATCCCCGCCGAGGTGGAGACGCCGGGCGACATGACCGGCTTCCTCACGGCGCTGGAGGGCGAGGGGCTCAGGAGCCGCAACGCCGCCGTCTACTTCCCGCGGCTGACCATCGCCGACCGGCTGAAGGAGGACCGGCCGCGCAACGTGGGCGCCAGCGGCACGCTGGCCGGCGTGTACGCGCGCACCGACGCCCAGCGCGGCGTGTGGAAGGCGCCCGCGGGAACGGAGGCCACGCTCGTGGGCGCGAGCCTGGTGACGCGCATCACCGACGGCGAGAACGGGGGGCTGAACCCGCTGGGGGTGAACGCGCTGCGCTCCTTCCCCATCTACGGCGGGGTGGCGTGGGGCGCGCGGACGCTGGACGGCGCCGACCAGCAGGCCAGCGAGTGGAAGTACATCCCCGTGCGGCGGCTCGCCCTCTACCTGGAGGAGAGCCTGTTCCAGGGGCTGAAGTGGGTGGTGTTCGAGCCCAACGACGAGCCGCTGTGGGCGCAGATCCGGCTGAACGTCGGCGCGTTCATGCAGAACCTCTTCCGCCAGGGCGCCTTCCAGGGGAAGACGCCGAAGGAGGCGTACCTGGTGAAGTGCGACAGCGAGACCACCACGCAGAACGACATCGACCGCGGGATCGTGAACATCGTGGTGGGCTTCGCGCCGCTGAAGCCCGCGGAGTTCGTGATCATCAAGATCCAGCAGCTCGCGGGGCAGACGCAGGCGTAG